The Erwinia billingiae Eb661 nucleotide sequence TTACCGATTCTCGTGGCCGTCTGACCACCGATGTGCGTGATGCACTGAATACCGGTAGTGCAGGCCAGGACGATGAAATCGCCACGCCAGCAGCAGATGATGCGATTGCCTCAGCAGCCGCCCGTGTGGAGCGTGAAACGACCAGCAACGAACCGGCTATCAACCCGAACAGTATGGCGGCGTTAGGTATTCAGGTTGTTGATGTGCGTATCAAGCAGATCAACCTGCCTACCGAAGTGTCAGACGCAATCTACGCACGTATGCGTGCAGAGCGTGAGTCTGTCGCCCGTAGCCAGCGTTCACAGGGTCAGGAAGAAGCTGAGAAGCTGCGTGCAACGGCGGATTACGAAGTGACGCGTACGCTGGCAGAAGCGCAGCGTACCGGGCTGATGACCCGCGGTGAAGGGGATGCAGAAGCAGCGAAACTGTTTGCTGATGCGTTTAGCCAGGATCCTGACTTCTACGCCTTTATCCGCAGCCTGCGTGCTTACGATAATAGCTTCAAGAGCAATCAGGATGTGATGGTGCTGAGCCCGGACAGTGATTTCTTCCGCTTTATGAAATCGCCTTCTAACGCCACCCGTTAAGAATCTGCTATAAAACGAGGGGCCGGATTATCCGGCCCCTTTTTTATTGTCTGTAGCGGAAAACATAATGAACCCAACCATTTGGATGGCGCTGGCGTTAGTGCTGGTTTTGGAAGGCCTGGGCCCGGTACTGCTGCCGCGCATGTGGCGGCGGATGATTTTATCGATGGCGCAATTGCCTGACACGCTGTTACGGCGTTTTGGTGGTGGCCTTGTGGTGGCCGGTGCGGTGATCTACTACATGATCAGTTCGCATAGCGGCGGGTGAAATCTGGGAAAAAAGTCCGCAATCGTATGCTAAAAGAGCTGAAAGACGGGTTTTACGGTGGTAGAATCCATTTTTAAGCAATCGGTGATTTTGAGAAATGGGTAAGAACGTCGTCGTACTGGGCACCCAATGGGGTGACGAAGGTAAAGGTAAGATTGTTGACCTCCTG carries:
- a CDS encoding DUF2065 domain-containing protein; this translates as MNPTIWMALALVLVLEGLGPVLLPRMWRRMILSMAQLPDTLLRRFGGGLVVAGAVIYYMISSHSGG
- the hflC gene encoding protease modulator HflC produces the protein MRKPLIVVLIVVLVVLYASLFVVQEGQRGIVMRFGKVLRDSENKPLVYAPGLHFKIPFLESVKSLDARIQTMDNQADRFVTKEKKDLIVDSYIKWRISDFSRYYLATGGGDVSQAEVLLKRKFSDRLRSEIGRLDVKDIVTDSRGRLTTDVRDALNTGSAGQDDEIATPAADDAIASAAARVERETTSNEPAINPNSMAALGIQVVDVRIKQINLPTEVSDAIYARMRAERESVARSQRSQGQEEAEKLRATADYEVTRTLAEAQRTGLMTRGEGDAEAAKLFADAFSQDPDFYAFIRSLRAYDNSFKSNQDVMVLSPDSDFFRFMKSPSNATR